The Cetobacterium sp. ZOR0034 genome has a segment encoding these proteins:
- a CDS encoding rod shape-determining protein: MGFKLKLPGFSRSIGIDLGTANTLVYSKKHGKIILNEPSVVAVERESRKVLAVGNEAKDMLGKTPDSIVAVKPLSEGVIADYDITEAMIKYFIKKVFGKYSLFMPEVMICVPIDVTGVEKRAVLEATLSAGAKKAYLIEEARAAALGSGIDISAPEGNMIVDIGGGSTDVAVISLGGTVVSKTIRTAGNNFDMDIIKYIKKTHTLLIGDKTAESIKMQIGTAIPLAEEETMTIKGRDLITGLPKSVTVGSEEIREAIMDSLMEIVTCVKDVLEKTPPELAADIIDRGIVMAGGGSLIRNFPELISKHTSLNVRLADSPLESVVKGAGMALDQISVLRKIEKAER, translated from the coding sequence GTGGGATTCAAATTGAAACTACCTGGATTTAGCAGAAGTATAGGAATAGATTTAGGAACAGCAAATACATTAGTATATAGTAAAAAACATGGAAAAATAATATTAAATGAACCATCTGTTGTTGCAGTAGAAAGAGAAAGCAGAAAAGTTCTAGCTGTTGGAAATGAAGCTAAAGATATGCTAGGAAAAACACCAGACTCAATAGTTGCAGTAAAACCTTTAAGCGAAGGAGTTATTGCTGATTATGATATAACAGAAGCAATGATAAAATATTTTATAAAAAAAGTATTTGGAAAATACTCTCTATTCATGCCAGAAGTTATGATTTGTGTACCGATTGATGTTACAGGAGTAGAGAAAAGAGCGGTTTTAGAAGCTACTTTATCAGCAGGAGCTAAGAAGGCTTACTTAATAGAGGAAGCAAGAGCAGCAGCTTTAGGTTCTGGAATTGATATATCAGCACCAGAAGGAAATATGATTGTTGATATCGGAGGGGGATCTACAGACGTGGCTGTAATCTCATTAGGTGGAACAGTTGTAAGTAAAACAATTAGAACAGCTGGAAATAATTTTGATATGGATATAATAAAATATATTAAGAAGACTCATACTTTATTAATTGGAGATAAAACAGCTGAAAGTATAAAAATGCAAATAGGAACAGCTATTCCTTTAGCTGAAGAGGAAACTATGACAATAAAAGGAAGAGATTTAATAACAGGTCTTCCTAAGTCAGTTACAGTTGGTTCAGAGGAGATTAGAGAAGCTATAATGGATTCTTTAATGGAGATTGTAACATGTGTAAAAGATGTATTAGAGAAAACTCCACCAGAGTTAGCTGCTGATATAATTGATAGAGGAATAGTTATGGCAGGAGGAGGCTCTCTAATTAGAAACTTCCCTGAGCTTATATCTAAACACACATCATTGAATGTAAGATTAGCAGACTCACCATTAGAAAGTGTTGTAAA
- a CDS encoding Mini-ribonuclease 3 — protein sequence MVNLNVREANGLVLAYLGDSVWELSIRTYFINKGYNIKNLNRLVKEHVNAQVQSKYLKNIIDDLDEEKLGLVNRAKNSNIKTFPKSCTVMEYKEATAFEALIGALYAEGKFEEIKKIVEKNLD from the coding sequence ATGGTCAATTTAAATGTGCGTGAAGCAAATGGATTAGTTTTAGCATATTTAGGTGACTCTGTATGGGAACTTTCTATAAGAACATATTTTATAAATAAAGGTTATAATATAAAAAATCTAAATAGACTTGTTAAAGAACACGTAAATGCACAAGTTCAAAGCAAATATTTGAAAAATATAATTGATGACTTAGATGAAGAGAAGTTAGGACTTGTAAATAGAGCTAAAAATAGTAATATAAAAACATTCCCTAAGTCATGTACTGTCATGGAGTATAAAGAGGCTACAGCATTCGAAGCTCTAATTGGTGCTTTGTATGCCGAAGGAAAATTTGAAGAGATAAAAAAAATAGTTGAAAAAAACTTAGATTAA
- the cysS gene encoding cysteine--tRNA ligase: MIKIYNTLKGELEIFKPLKEGEVSMYVCGPTVYNYIHIGNARPAIFFDTVRRYFEFRGYKVKYVQNFTDVDDKMIKRANEEGITLEDVAKKYIDAYFEDTAKVNLKEEGMIRPKATEHIGDMIKIIKTLIQKGYAYESQGDVYFDVNSYKSEYGELSGQSIDDLQSGARIDVSEIKKAPLDFALWKAAKEGEPFWNSPWGKGRPGWHIECSAMSNKYLGPTFDIHGGGQDLIFPHHENEIAQSKCGTGGEFARYWIHNGYINVKGEKMSKSLGNFFLLREVLEQFEGRVVRFFILSSHYRKPIDFSDNELIQSKAGLERIENAVTRGKEKLTSKPVDGGSDLTELAQMLEISKDKFVKCMDEDFNTAGGIGAIFELVKELNKAAEEEKISKAGFEAIEATVEYIRDVMENVFGVLLKVEVQVGNMTTELIEFLLELRREARDNKDWTFSDKVRDRLLEMGIKIKDGKEKTTWSI, translated from the coding sequence ATGATAAAAATATATAACACGCTTAAAGGCGAACTAGAAATATTTAAACCTCTAAAAGAGGGAGAGGTATCGATGTATGTTTGTGGTCCTACAGTTTATAACTATATTCACATAGGAAATGCAAGACCAGCAATATTCTTTGATACGGTTAGAAGATATTTTGAATTTAGAGGATATAAAGTAAAGTACGTTCAAAACTTTACTGATGTTGATGATAAAATGATAAAAAGAGCTAACGAAGAAGGAATAACTCTTGAGGATGTAGCTAAAAAATATATCGATGCTTATTTTGAGGATACAGCAAAAGTTAATTTAAAAGAAGAGGGAATGATTAGACCAAAAGCTACAGAGCATATCGGTGATATGATAAAAATCATAAAAACTTTAATCCAAAAAGGATACGCATATGAATCTCAAGGAGATGTATACTTTGATGTAAATAGCTATAAGAGCGAGTATGGAGAGTTATCTGGACAAAGTATAGATGACTTACAAAGTGGTGCAAGAATAGATGTATCTGAGATAAAGAAAGCTCCATTAGATTTTGCTCTTTGGAAAGCTGCAAAAGAGGGAGAACCGTTCTGGAACTCGCCTTGGGGGAAAGGTAGACCAGGTTGGCATATAGAGTGTTCAGCAATGTCTAACAAATACTTAGGACCAACGTTTGATATCCATGGAGGAGGACAAGATCTTATATTCCCTCACCATGAGAACGAAATAGCTCAATCAAAATGTGGAACAGGTGGAGAGTTTGCTAGATACTGGATACACAATGGTTACATAAATGTAAAAGGTGAAAAAATGTCAAAATCTCTAGGAAACTTCTTCCTTTTAAGAGAGGTTTTAGAGCAATTCGAAGGAAGAGTTGTTAGATTCTTTATTCTGAGTTCTCATTATAGAAAACCGATTGATTTCTCTGATAATGAATTAATTCAAAGCAAAGCAGGATTAGAGAGAATAGAGAATGCTGTAACTAGAGGAAAAGAGAAGTTAACATCTAAGCCAGTTGATGGTGGTTCTGATTTAACAGAACTAGCTCAAATGTTGGAAATATCAAAAGATAAATTTGTAAAATGTATGGACGAGGACTTCAATACAGCGGGTGGAATCGGAGCTATATTTGAACTTGTAAAAGAGTTAAATAAAGCTGCTGAAGAGGAGAAAATATCAAAAGCTGGATTTGAAGCTATTGAAGCAACAGTTGAATATATAAGAGATGTAATGGAAAATGTGTTTGGAGTTTTACTAAAAGTAGAGGTTCAAGTAGGAAATATGACAACTGAATTGATAGAGTTCTTATTAGAATTAAGAAGAGAAGCTAGAGACAATAAAGATTGGACTTTCTCAGATAAAGTAAGAGATAGACTTTTAGAGATGGGAATAAAAATAAAAGACGGAAAGGAAAAAACAACATGGTCAATTTAA
- a CDS encoding nitrilase-related carbon-nitrogen hydrolase produces MNVFLAQIKPMLGNTEKNLSKMVEVIEREIEKGTELVVFPELSLTGYLLEEMVYDVAIEKIPEILIELSKKISIIFGAVELGEDLYHYNTAFYLEDGELKHKHRKVYLPTYGLFDEGRYFREGDSIRAFNTKFGRVGMLICEDIFHQSSSYILGQDGAHTIFVIANSPTRFTNKGLEIGNLWESICKTTSVSNACFTLMVNRVGVEDGVNFWGGSLAINPSGDTIKRLEYFNEDGANILINKREVAKVRFASGSSKNEKIDLVLSELKRIKKSR; encoded by the coding sequence ATGAACGTATTTTTGGCTCAAATAAAACCAATGTTGGGGAATACAGAGAAAAATTTAAGTAAAATGGTAGAGGTGATAGAAAGAGAGATAGAAAAAGGAACAGAGTTAGTGGTGTTTCCAGAGCTATCTTTAACAGGGTATTTATTAGAAGAAATGGTATATGATGTAGCTATAGAGAAGATACCTGAGATACTAATAGAACTATCTAAGAAAATCTCTATAATATTTGGAGCGGTTGAATTAGGAGAAGATTTATATCACTATAACACAGCATTTTACTTAGAAGATGGAGAACTAAAGCATAAACACAGAAAGGTTTATCTACCAACTTATGGTCTTTTTGATGAGGGAAGATATTTTAGAGAGGGAGATAGCATAAGAGCTTTTAATACAAAGTTTGGAAGAGTAGGGATGTTAATATGCGAAGATATATTCCATCAAAGTAGTTCGTATATTTTAGGTCAAGATGGAGCACATACCATTTTTGTTATAGCAAACAGTCCAACAAGATTTACAAATAAAGGACTAGAGATTGGAAATCTTTGGGAATCGATTTGTAAAACAACATCTGTAAGTAACGCGTGTTTCACTTTAATGGTAAATAGAGTTGGAGTAGAGGATGGAGTTAACTTCTGGGGAGGAAGTTTAGCGATAAATCCATCGGGTGATACAATAAAAAGATTAGAGTATTTTAATGAGGATGGAGCTAATATCTTAATAAATAAAAGAGAAGTAGCAAAGGTTAGATTTGCATCGGGATCGAGTAAAAATGAAAAAATAGATTTAGTACTAAGTGAATTAAAAAGAATTAAAAAAAGTAGATAG
- the ispD gene encoding 2-C-methyl-D-erythritol 4-phosphate cytidylyltransferase, which translates to MYCGDSKITLILAAAGVGKRMNLGYPKQFLEIDGKPLFIIALEVAQKSDLIEDIVIVTGEDSIEFVSKACEEYKISKVRKVVAGGKERQYSIENALEYCEDNSIIAVQDGVRPFLKERYFSESLEILDKDIELSGVVVGVPLKDTIKRVDLSGVVVETPKREQYIAVHTPQIFRGKVLKEAYNKARHDNFLGTDDSSLVERLGKEIKVIIGDYDNIKITTVEDLKFL; encoded by the coding sequence ATGTACTGTGGTGACTCTAAAATAACTTTGATTCTTGCAGCAGCAGGAGTAGGAAAGAGAATGAATTTAGGGTATCCTAAGCAATTTTTAGAGATAGATGGAAAACCACTTTTTATTATTGCTTTAGAAGTAGCTCAAAAAAGTGATTTAATAGAAGATATAGTAATTGTAACAGGAGAAGACTCTATAGAATTTGTGAGTAAAGCTTGTGAAGAATATAAAATTTCAAAAGTTAGAAAAGTGGTAGCAGGTGGAAAAGAAAGACAATATTCTATAGAAAATGCGTTGGAATATTGTGAAGATAATAGTATAATAGCTGTACAGGATGGAGTTAGACCATTTTTAAAAGAGAGATATTTTTCTGAAAGTTTAGAGATTTTAGATAAGGATATAGAATTATCTGGAGTTGTTGTGGGAGTGCCATTAAAAGATACTATTAAAAGAGTAGATTTAAGTGGAGTTGTTGTAGAAACTCCAAAAAGAGAGCAATATATAGCAGTTCATACACCACAAATTTTCAGAGGTAAAGTATTGAAGGAGGCTTATAACAAAGCTAGACACGATAACTTTTTAGGAACGGATGACTCATCTTTAGTGGAGAGATTAGGTAAAGAGATAAAAGTTATTATAGGAGATTACGATAATATAAAAATTACAACGGTAGAGGATTTAAAATTTCTTTAA
- a CDS encoding endonuclease MutS2: MNIHSYKVLEFSKLREELTQYVTIEENQEKILELEPFKDINSLRKELDIVNDFMDFLKFDGGFDPAGMKDVRNITRKSQLVGMYLEPEDLWSLNINLRIFRIFKGRLETLEKYKNLRARFVSIPTLKNFEDLINKAIDPERNIKDDASIELRELRFQKKNMVTNIKRKFEDLFTNPNFAKAIQEKIITTRDGRSVIPVKTDFKGLIKGIEHDRSSSGSTVFIEPISIVSLNNKMRELEVREREEIRKILLRLTDQVRLNTAVINEIGAAIMYLDILNAKSQYGVEKKCSIPEVNNKEMVSLVKARHPFINQNIVVPLTFEIGREYNTLLITGPNTGGKTVALKTAGLLTLMTLAGIPIPADEKTSIGFFGGVYADIGDEQSIEQSLSSFSAHLKNIQDILNSVTKASLVLLDELGSGTDPMEGSAFAMAVIDYLKDKKCKSMITTHYSEVKAYGYNEIDIETASMEFNVETLSPTYKLLIGVPGESNALTIARRLGVSEVIIEKAKSYISDEDKKVEKMISNIKDKSLELEAKQIEVDALKAQAQKDKEEYEEKLRVLEKEKNQILKEAYEKAESMMRDMQNKAAALVNKIQKEDKTKEDMKEVQKKLNMLRTSLQEEKSENVEVKPKVARKIDYKVGERVFVNSLNQYAIVNKINLNKETLNIQAGILKLEVSMDDVKVVVEPKKKEYRPINAHTKTKVKNEVDLRGKLVDEGIYELETYMDRALMNGYTEIYVIHGKGTGALRNGIMEFLKTSRYVKNFRAGGHNEGGIGCTVVTLK, translated from the coding sequence ATGAATATTCATAGCTATAAAGTATTAGAATTCAGTAAATTGAGGGAAGAACTGACTCAATATGTAACAATTGAAGAAAATCAAGAGAAAATTTTAGAGTTAGAACCGTTTAAAGATATAAATTCATTGAGAAAAGAGTTGGATATCGTTAATGATTTTATGGATTTTTTAAAGTTTGATGGTGGCTTTGATCCTGCAGGAATGAAAGACGTTAGAAATATAACAAGAAAATCTCAATTAGTAGGAATGTATTTAGAGCCAGAAGATTTGTGGTCATTAAATATAAATTTAAGAATTTTCAGAATATTCAAGGGAAGATTAGAAACTTTAGAAAAATATAAAAATCTTAGAGCAAGATTTGTTTCTATTCCGACTTTGAAAAATTTTGAAGATCTTATAAATAAAGCGATTGATCCAGAGAGAAATATAAAGGATGATGCATCAATCGAATTGAGAGAGTTAAGATTCCAAAAAAAGAATATGGTAACAAATATAAAAAGAAAGTTTGAAGATTTATTTACAAATCCAAACTTTGCAAAAGCAATCCAAGAAAAGATTATAACAACAAGAGATGGAAGAAGCGTAATACCTGTTAAAACTGATTTTAAGGGGCTTATAAAAGGAATTGAACATGATAGATCATCTAGTGGGTCAACTGTCTTTATAGAGCCTATATCGATTGTCTCGTTAAATAATAAAATGAGAGAGTTAGAAGTTAGAGAGAGAGAAGAGATTAGAAAAATTCTTTTAAGATTAACAGATCAAGTGAGATTAAACACTGCAGTTATAAATGAGATTGGAGCTGCAATAATGTACTTAGATATACTGAACGCAAAATCTCAGTATGGAGTAGAAAAAAAGTGTAGTATTCCAGAGGTAAATAATAAAGAGATGGTATCTTTAGTGAAGGCTAGACATCCATTTATAAATCAAAATATAGTTGTGCCTTTAACATTTGAAATAGGAAGAGAGTATAATACTCTTTTAATAACAGGACCAAATACAGGAGGAAAAACAGTTGCTTTAAAAACAGCTGGATTATTAACTCTTATGACATTAGCAGGGATACCAATTCCAGCTGATGAAAAAACAAGTATTGGTTTCTTTGGAGGAGTTTATGCTGATATAGGTGATGAGCAAAGTATTGAGCAATCACTATCATCATTCTCGGCTCATTTGAAGAATATTCAAGATATACTAAACTCTGTAACAAAAGCGTCTTTAGTTTTATTAGATGAGTTAGGTTCTGGAACTGATCCGATGGAAGGATCAGCTTTTGCAATGGCTGTAATTGATTATCTAAAAGATAAAAAATGTAAGTCGATGATAACAACTCACTATAGTGAAGTAAAAGCTTATGGTTATAACGAGATTGATATAGAAACAGCATCGATGGAATTCAATGTAGAGACGTTATCGCCAACATACAAACTGTTAATAGGAGTACCCGGAGAGAGTAATGCTTTAACAATAGCTAGAAGACTTGGAGTATCTGAAGTTATTATAGAAAAGGCGAAGAGCTATATAAGTGATGAGGATAAAAAAGTAGAAAAAATGATTTCTAATATCAAGGATAAATCATTAGAGTTAGAGGCTAAACAGATTGAAGTTGACGCACTAAAGGCTCAAGCTCAAAAAGATAAAGAGGAATACGAAGAAAAATTAAGAGTTTTAGAAAAAGAGAAGAATCAAATCCTAAAAGAGGCTTATGAAAAAGCAGAATCTATGATGAGAGATATGCAAAATAAAGCAGCAGCTCTAGTTAATAAAATTCAAAAAGAAGATAAGACGAAAGAGGATATGAAAGAGGTTCAAAAGAAACTTAATATGCTTAGAACATCTTTACAAGAAGAGAAGAGTGAGAATGTTGAGGTAAAACCAAAGGTTGCAAGAAAAATTGATTATAAAGTTGGAGAAAGAGTATTTGTAAACAGTTTAAATCAATACGCTATAGTTAACAAGATTAACTTAAATAAAGAAACACTTAATATTCAAGCGGGAATTTTAAAATTAGAGGTTTCGATGGATGATGTTAAAGTTGTTGTTGAACCAAAGAAAAAAGAGTATAGACCAATAAATGCACATACAAAAACTAAGGTAAAAAATGAGGTTGATTTAAGAGGAAAACTTGTAGACGAAGGAATTTATGAGCTAGAAACTTATATGGATAGAGCATTAATGAATGGATATACAGAGATATATGTAATTCATGGTAAAGGAACAGGAGCTTTAAGAAACGGAATTATGGAGTTCTTAAAAACATCTAGATACGTTAAAAACTTCAGAGCTGGAGGACATAACGAAGGAGGAATAGGATGTACTGTGGTGACTCTAAAATAA
- the rpmB gene encoding 50S ribosomal protein L28 yields MQRCEITGKGITFGNQISHSHRVTGRIWRPNLQTTKIVINGVTVKVKVCTKTLKSLKAANEVEVMQILKANANTLSARLRKILSK; encoded by the coding sequence ATGCAAAGATGTGAAATTACTGGAAAAGGAATAACTTTCGGAAATCAAATTTCTCACTCACACAGAGTAACTGGAAGAATTTGGAGACCAAACTTACAAACAACTAAGATCGTTATCAACGGTGTTACTGTTAAAGTTAAAGTTTGTACTAAAACTTTAAAATCTCTAAAGGCTGCTAACGAAGTTGAAGTTATGCAAATCCTTAAAGCAAATGCTAATACTCTAAGCGCTAGACTTAGAAAAATATTAAGCAAATAA
- the rpsR gene encoding 30S ribosomal protein S18, producing MAEFRRRRAKLRVKAEEIDYKNVDLLKRFVSDKGRINPSRVTGANAKLQRKIAKAVKRARNIALIPYTRVEK from the coding sequence ATGGCAGAATTCAGAAGAAGAAGAGCTAAATTAAGAGTTAAAGCTGAAGAAATCGATTATAAAAATGTTGATTTATTAAAGAGATTCGTATCTGATAAAGGTAGAATCAATCCTTCTAGAGTAACTGGAGCTAACGCTAAGTTACAAAGAAAGATAGCTAAGGCTGTTAAGAGAGCTAGAAACATCGCTCTTATTCCATACACAAGAGTAGAGAAGTAA
- the rpsF gene encoding 30S ribosomal protein S6: protein MKKYELMFIINPTILEEGRETVIAKVNNILTTAGATVLKSEKWGERKLAYPIDKKKTGFYVLTTLEMDGTKLTEVESKLNITEEVMRYMVVKND from the coding sequence ATGAAAAAGTATGAATTAATGTTCATCATCAATCCAACTATATTAGAGGAAGGAAGAGAAACTGTAATAGCTAAAGTTAACAACATTTTAACTACAGCTGGAGCAACTGTTCTTAAATCTGAGAAGTGGGGAGAGAGAAAGCTTGCTTATCCAATCGATAAGAAGAAAACAGGATTCTACGTACTAACTACTTTAGAGATGGACGGTACTAAGTTAACTGAGGTTGAGTCAAAGCTTAACATAACTGAAGAAGTTATGAGATACATGGTAGTTAAGAACGACTAA
- the ftsZ gene encoding cell division protein FtsZ has product MFNNECEVKIKVIGAGGAGGNAINDMIAAGVTGVEYIAANTDAQDLNNSLADIRVQLGEKLTRGLGAGADPEVGKQAAEEDVEKLRNLLEETDMLFITAGMGGGTGTGSAPVIAKIAKEMGVLTIGIVTRPFSFEGRKRKNNADLGLSNLEKHVDSLVIIPNDKLFELPEKTITLQNAFKEANNILKIGIKGIADLMIGRGLINLDFADIKATMQNSGVAVLGFGEGEGENRVAKATEKALSSPLLEKSIMGASKVLINIAGSSNLGLMEAQAIANIVKEAAGKTAEDIMFGITADETYGDKIQVTIIANSFGDEQEKTESFINVEKKAEAPKVEETAEVRDELDLPPWIRANR; this is encoded by the coding sequence ATGTTTAATAACGAATGTGAAGTAAAGATAAAAGTAATTGGGGCTGGAGGAGCTGGAGGAAACGCTATAAATGATATGATTGCAGCTGGAGTGACAGGTGTAGAATACATTGCAGCAAATACTGATGCTCAAGATTTAAATAACTCTTTAGCAGATATAAGAGTTCAATTGGGAGAGAAATTAACAAGAGGACTTGGAGCTGGAGCAGATCCTGAAGTAGGAAAGCAAGCAGCAGAAGAGGATGTAGAAAAATTAAGAAACTTATTAGAAGAAACAGATATGTTATTTATAACAGCAGGTATGGGTGGAGGAACTGGAACAGGTTCAGCTCCAGTTATTGCTAAAATAGCAAAAGAGATGGGTGTTTTAACTATCGGTATAGTTACAAGACCATTCTCTTTCGAAGGTAGAAAAAGAAAAAATAATGCTGACTTAGGATTATCAAATCTTGAAAAGCATGTAGATTCATTAGTAATCATACCAAATGATAAATTATTTGAATTACCAGAAAAAACAATAACTCTTCAAAATGCTTTTAAAGAAGCAAACAATATCTTAAAAATAGGGATTAAAGGAATCGCTGATCTAATGATTGGTAGAGGTCTTATAAACTTAGACTTTGCAGATATTAAAGCTACAATGCAAAATTCAGGAGTAGCAGTATTAGGATTTGGAGAGGGAGAGGGAGAAAACAGAGTTGCTAAAGCTACTGAAAAAGCTTTATCATCACCTCTTTTAGAGAAGTCTATTATGGGAGCAAGCAAAGTTTTAATAAACATTGCAGGTTCTTCAAACTTAGGACTTATGGAAGCACAAGCAATTGCAAATATAGTAAAAGAAGCAGCTGGAAAAACTGCTGAAGATATCATGTTTGGTATCACTGCAGATGAAACTTACGGAGATAAGATTCAAGTTACAATTATTGCTAATAGTTTTGGTGACGAGCAAGAGAAAACTGAATCATTTATAAATGTAGAAAAAAAAGCTGAAGCTCCAAAGGTAGAGGAAACAGCAGAAGTTAGAGATGAGTTAGATCTTCCACCTTGGATCAGAGCTAACAGATAA
- the ftsA gene encoding cell division protein FtsA, translating into MQDNITKLALDIGNGKIKFILGELSTEGLKLRVLDYLEVPSEGIKRSVVEDPELLVTSIAKGLKELKERNGRDFEAVSLGISSDRILSKTDHGCIEFEEKEITAQDMNNLVELVKENILKDDEIIIEQEAYNVRVNSSGILKNPIGQVGKSIQGDVHLITIKKEALDPLVEVVNKAGLEIEDIFLNASASAKSTLEQEDRQMGVALIDIGEGVTDIAIYKNDKIIYTKSLSIGGMHFVNDLSYLLKIPKKEAKEILERLRGKQSFDGLIRTYNGEYKLDEIKEIIDARTGDLINFISKTIEESGFNGYLGKGLAFTGGAVSIDEIFSKVGSKMECAVRKVNPFPLRGLENVNPSMSTVIGILLTKLETEFKKRNEIIGETLEKEVVTEEKQEETFVELPINETVFRQEDFEEEYEEEVVTDGALNKIKKWISNFI; encoded by the coding sequence GTGCAAGATAATATTACAAAATTAGCTTTAGATATTGGAAATGGAAAGATAAAGTTTATTTTAGGAGAACTTAGTACAGAAGGATTAAAGTTAAGAGTATTAGATTATTTAGAAGTACCTAGCGAGGGAATAAAAAGATCTGTGGTTGAAGACCCAGAATTGTTAGTTACAAGTATAGCTAAAGGGTTGAAAGAGCTAAAGGAAAGAAACGGAAGAGATTTTGAAGCTGTTTCTTTAGGAATTAGTAGTGATAGAATCCTATCTAAAACAGATCATGGATGTATTGAGTTTGAAGAAAAAGAGATTACAGCTCAAGATATGAATAATTTAGTGGAGTTAGTGAAGGAAAATATACTGAAAGATGACGAAATCATTATAGAACAAGAAGCTTATAATGTTAGAGTAAATAGTTCTGGGATATTAAAAAATCCAATAGGGCAAGTTGGTAAAAGTATTCAAGGAGATGTTCATCTAATAACAATAAAAAAGGAAGCTTTAGATCCACTAGTAGAAGTTGTTAATAAAGCAGGCTTAGAGATTGAAGATATATTCTTAAATGCTTCAGCATCTGCAAAATCAACATTAGAACAAGAGGATAGACAGATGGGAGTAGCTTTAATCGATATAGGAGAAGGAGTTACAGATATAGCTATCTATAAGAATGATAAGATTATTTATACAAAATCTTTATCAATAGGTGGAATGCACTTTGTAAATGATTTGAGTTATCTTCTAAAAATACCTAAAAAAGAGGCAAAAGAGATTTTAGAGAGATTGAGAGGTAAGCAATCATTTGATGGTTTAATAAGAACTTATAATGGTGAATATAAATTGGATGAGATAAAAGAGATAATAGATGCAAGAACAGGAGATCTAATAAACTTTATCTCAAAAACTATTGAAGAATCAGGATTTAATGGATACTTAGGAAAAGGGCTGGCATTTACTGGTGGAGCTGTCTCTATAGATGAGATTTTCAGTAAGGTTGGAAGCAAAATGGAGTGTGCAGTTAGAAAAGTTAATCCTTTCCCACTAAGAGGACTTGAAAATGTAAACCCTTCAATGTCTACAGTAATAGGTATTTTATTGACAAAACTAGAAACAGAATTCAAAAAGAGAAATGAAATAATAGGTGAAACCTTAGAAAAAGAAGTTGTAACAGAGGAAAAACAAGAGGAAACTTTTGTGGAGCTTCCTATAAATGAGACAGTCTTTAGACAAGAGGACTTTGAAGAGGAGTATGAGGAAGAAGTAGTTACAGATGGTGCTTTAAACAAAATAAAAAAATGGATTTCTAACTTTATATAA
- a CDS encoding cell division protein FtsQ/DivIB — protein MKKILKIAIILALTFIIIQIEKDFKNREFFNISKVQISEVSRSLESDLEKIKNEILGKNINDLNLDGLEKKLLKDVRIKKVSISKQNLNEITIDITEKESSYYIQHKSKIYTMDEDGTIFGRLEEYPKKSMPILMIKESSEKNSLLQIMQKLKQLDLKDEVSQIYVENKNLMYVILRDGTKIKTGTEVSKNKYEIMMSLYKSIVKTREIDYIDIRFKDIVVKEKEGKGAR, from the coding sequence TTGAAAAAAATACTTAAAATTGCTATAATATTGGCACTAACTTTCATTATAATTCAAATAGAAAAAGATTTCAAAAATAGAGAATTTTTTAATATTTCAAAAGTTCAAATTAGTGAGGTTTCAAGAAGTTTAGAATCAGATTTAGAAAAAATAAAGAATGAAATTTTAGGAAAAAATATCAACGATTTAAATTTAGATGGTTTAGAGAAAAAATTACTGAAAGATGTTAGAATTAAAAAAGTAAGTATATCGAAGCAAAATCTAAATGAAATAACAATTGATATTACTGAAAAAGAGAGTAGTTATTATATTCAGCACAAATCTAAGATATATACAATGGATGAAGATGGAACAATTTTTGGAAGACTAGAGGAGTATCCTAAAAAAAGTATGCCGATTCTTATGATTAAGGAGAGTTCTGAAAAGAATAGCCTTTTACAAATTATGCAGAAATTAAAGCAATTGGATTTGAAAGACGAGGTTTCTCAGATTTATGTTGAAAATAAAAATTTAATGTATGTGATTTTAAGAGATGGAACCAAAATAAAAACAGGAACAGAAGTTTCTAAAAATAAGTATGAAATAATGATGAGTCTGTATAAAAGTATAGTTAAAACGAGAGAGATTGATTATATAGATATAAGATTTAAGGATATAGTAGTAAAAGAGAAGGAGGGGAAAGGTGCAAGATAA